Proteins from a single region of Psilocybe cubensis strain MGC-MH-2018 chromosome 3, whole genome shotgun sequence:
- a CDS encoding Trifunctional nucleotide phosphoesterase protein YfkN → MHLDFRRKSHSRSPPHRMASDITLPILHFNDVYRVTPQKISRTESIDVTQFAALVDDIRNNWPNRPDGKKDGLLLFSGDVFSPSVESSVTRGSHMVPVMNQLGVDVSVTGNHDFDFGYPHLCKLVNDTNFPWILSNIIDTTTSKIPQQLNEYVVIERSGVRIGFIGLVEEDWITTVSAWPPEFVYTSMKETALALSKKLRDPQGEHRCDIIIALTHSRLPNDITLAKELFAFSPNAQKTHPIASEHGIDLLLGGHDHMYFVGKGVTSWDGYDLKEDVLGAESDEGDILVIKSGTDFRDLSEMAVTVSPTPPGSVRRMVISKITGKRHVTQPGYRSSKKMTKLLKNLLGSISSALKAPICRTDVMIDVRSYYIRVTESPICNWIADICRHAYDEALCQNGGRGSDGVFLCAGTFRGDSTYGPGVMTIGDILEILPFDDPTLVIEIDGATLWAALESALSTWPAQEGRFPAISGFRVTWDSRREPGHRVLGVWLLIPSNEAESNKEIDKSHYAEEPVKNEVGGRTYRIVSREYMVQGHDGFEALTKGKILVDHECGEMLSTIVRKYMLGSHFVNKVIRKKEEKISFLRKTTLPTIHELEKEFKLAKADRSTAATRLWKYAANLALHRGRSKSYYQTHIKISSTEHMSSVDAYDGESIRKGRECRKVSTEPDDDLLLVHPHVDGRLVNVGKGAEESK, encoded by the exons ATGCACCTCGATTTTCGCAGAAAATCGCATTCTCGGTCACCTCCTCATCGCATGGCCTCCGACATTACTTTGCCCATATTGCATTTCAACGATGTATATCGGGTAACCCCACAAAAAATATCCCGTACGGAAAGCATAGACGTTACCCAATTTGCAGCCCTGGTGGACGATATCCGCAATAACTGGCCAAATAGAccagatggaaagaaagacgGCTTGTTGCTCTTCTCTGGGGATGTATTCTCTCCTTCCGTCGAAAGCTCTGTCACTAGAGGAAGTCATATG GTCCCCGTGATGAACCAGTTGGGAGTAGATGTTTCCGTGACCG GCAATCACGATTTTGACTTTG GTTACCCTCATCTCTGTAAACTTGTGAACGATACCAATTTT CCGTGGATTCTTAGCAACATAATCGATACTACTACATCTAAAATACCGCAACAACTGAACGAATATGTTGTTATAGAAAGATCGGGTGTTCGAATTGGTTTCATAGGGCTTGTTGAAGA AGACTGGATTACAACCGTCTCCGCATGGCCACCCGAGTTCGTGTACACATCCATGAAAGAAACAGCTCTGGCATTATCAAAGAAACTTCGTGACCCACAAGGTGAACATCGTTGTGATATCATCATCGCGTTAACCCATTCTCG ATTACCCAAT GACATTACCCTTGCTAAGGAGttgtttgcattttctcCAAATGCTCAGAAGACACATCCCATTGCTTCAGAGCACGGTATAGATCTCTTGCTCGGTGGCCATGATCATATGTATTTTGTAGGTAAAGGTGTCACATCATGGGATGGCTACGACCTCAAAGAGGACGTGCTCGGAGCTGAGTCTGATGAGGGTGATATTTTGGTTATCAAAAGTGGGACCGACTTTCGCGATCTCAGCGAAATGGCCGTCACGGTCAGCCCAACACCACCAGGCAGTGTCAGGAGAATGGTTATTAGCAAAATCACAG GGAAGAGGCACGTTACACAACCAGGATACCGATCATCCAAAAAGATGACCAAGTTGCTAAAAAACCTGTTGGGGTCGATATCATCAGCTCTTAAAGCTCCTATATGCAGAACCGATGTGATGATTGACGTTCGCTCTTATTACATCAGAGTAACAGAG TCACCTATTTGCAATTGGATTGCAGATATTTGCAGACACGCCTACGACGAAGCATTGTGTCAAAATGGCGGTCGGGGATCTGATGGCGTATTTTTGTGTGCTGGCACATTCCGAGGGGATTCAACATACGGTCCAG GCGTTATGACGATTGGTGACATATTGGAGATTTTGCCGTTTGATGACCCGACCCTTGTTATCGAAATCGATGGCGCTACACTTTGGGCCGCGCTTGAAAGCGCGCTAAGCACCTGGCCAGCACAAGAAGG TCGCTTCCCGGCCATCTCTGGTTTTCGTGTGACTTGGGATTCAAGGAGAGAACCTGGCCATCGAGTATTGGGTGTCTGGCTTCTGATACCTTCAAATGAAGCTGAAAGCAACAAGGAAATTGACAAGTCCCACTACGCAGAAGAACCGGTTAAAAATGAAGTCGGCGGACGCACGTACAGAATTGTCTCTAGAGAATACATGGTCCAAGGCCACGACGGGTTTGAAGCTCTGACAAAGGGCAAGATACTGGTCGATCACGAATGTGGCGAGATGTTGAGCACCATCGTCAGAAAGTATATGCTTG GCTCTCATTTCGTCAACAAAGTGAtacgaaagaaagaagaaaagataaGCTTCCTGAGGAAGACCACACTGCCGACAATTCATGAACTGGAGAAAGAATTCAAACTTGCAAAAGCCGATCGGTCGACAGCTGCAACCAGACTCTGGAAATACGCTGCCAACCTTGCATTGCATCGCGGACGCTCGAAATCGTACTATCAAACGCACATCAAGATATCATCCACTGAGCACATGAGTTCAGTGGATGCCTATGACGGCGAAAGCATCAGGAAAGGACGGGAGTGTAGAAAAGTGTCCACGGAGCCGGACGACGATCTTCTGCTCGTCCATCCTCACGTCGATGGCCGTTTGGTAAATGTAGGAAAAGGCGCGGAAGAGAGCAAGTGA
- a CDS encoding hypothetical protein (Uncharacterized protein C211.03), which produces MSILNPTHSPTPALLKHVLLSEILAVTTVMRKNSRWASSMHTMTIRESPALGTNMGLRISSPVNQTRVSVRYTREAELMAGFLELKRSVKDMHGPITSAALSALHSFFICGLISPNSPSLDSTLIELSNTISHCKFEASDSSGDEVVLLRIMTVIQDCLCGSVGSGLGDIEVCEMLETVLTTCCQMRLSETLRRSAETTMHILVRTVFSKLHTLDPEEEEAKLLTGNDDEAAEIELRVSVPAKDEKAVSEESFSAETAVEQDQKEEQIAELEKEKEKEEVEVPPTPMSPTNRPEYGLPSILELLRVLVNVLDPNDQQHTDSTRLMALGILNAAFEESGSILAQFPSLKAIVVDPGCKFLFQLARSENNNVLHWALRTISTILDTMRKHLKLQQELFLTFTIDRLTPPASILPKGQGNTPMLGSSKSRNYSPSPRPGTPNANSPLLMPADKSDSDSAAASPARLSVPPARGETRDLILETLSQISGHPSFMVDLYTNYDCDINCENLFERLIDFLTKSVYPSNQGATLDSQRNVQYICLELLLSFVNDMTARANDDVQSTESLLQAKSKKQLILTGATRFNTKPKAGLAFLEENKLIYADLSPEVSKNRSLAMFLKGSSRIDKRLLGDFLSKPDNLDLLKEFVGLFDFKDKPVAEAMREMLEAFRLPGESQQISRIAETFASTYFAAGPAEIKSEDATHVLAYSIIMLNTDQHNPQVRKRMTIDDYKRNLRGVNDGSDFSAEFLQNIYDSIRKREIVMPEEHIGQLGFEYAWKELLARSRQTGEYIVCNTSAFDIEMFKAVWRPVISAIAYAFISFEDDYIIQRAIAGFRQCATLAGHFRLPDVFDFVVVSLSQATSLLSDSLPAHVPVYPVIDVEGQSVTVSRLSVEFGTNFRGQLAAVVLFNIVNGNGNALREGWTQIFEMFQNLFLHSLLPTRMLQMEDFLGGVTMIPLRGSQPSRSQVRSEGGLLSALSSYLMTPYSSDMGVPDATEADVESTLSTIDCITSCRLDELYSQIIQLEPEALVAAVRALEALAHERTVAKLKIQSDDSIPPLDDRGNHQLPYDPASVFLLEIMVSITSQAPQYIEELWPIVFEHLSAVLSTPTEYSILLIERAVVCLLRLCQLLAQHPPLRDQVYVAFDLLGGLPPSISNLVGEQVIAGLILVIQKHKDIIRSQTEWHLVFAMIRSTMAHAEAARMSFELIETLAAEGPDNLVTPDNFSGLLTVLDDFATSASTLQEQHQHRGRRAEPLTTSNSPSISRGKKAVDLLPVLHKKLLTFLQASQVDEVQAWRNMGLPLLIVLGRQSVNAAREIRHSAISHLQRILLGSPLTNDADQKKVEEVFNRVVFPLVDELLKPQVAFRDPQGMAESRLRGSALLCKVFMHLELRESRAKTDFRLLWIQVLDLLDRLMNVNRGDQLYEAIPESLKNVLLVMNAVGILIPPGSGEEELQKTLWLNTHERMERFLPGFLTEVIPIPPQAQTPSTTE; this is translated from the exons ATGTCCATCCTTAATCCGACCCATTCACCTACCCCGGCTTTACTGAAACATGTTTTGCTGTCTGAGATTCTGGCGGTGACCACCGTCATGCGCAAGAACTCACGCTGGGCGTCATCCATGCACACTATGACTATTAGAGAATCGCCCGCTCTGGGGACTAATATGGGTCTACGAATATCCTCGCCAGTGAACCAGACGCGCGTTTCTGTAAGATATACTAGAGAGGCGGAACTTATGGCCGGTTTTCTTGAACTCAAGAGGTCCGTGAAGGATATGCACG GACCCATCACATCTGCGGCTCTCTCAGCTCTTCACAGCTTCTTCATATGCGGCTTGATCTCCCCTAACTCGCCTTCGTTGGATTCAACTTTGATAGAACTAAGCAATACCATCTCGCATTGCAAATTTGAGGCTAGCGACTCCTCCGGTGATGAGGTTGTACTTCTAAGGATCATGACCGTTATACAAGATTGCTTGTGTGGGTCCGTGGGTAGCGGTTTGGGAGACATAGAGGTCTGTGAAATGTTGGAGACAGTTTTAACGACGTGTTGTCAAATGCGTTTGAGTG AAACTCTCCGTCGCTCTGCCGAAACGACCATGCACATACTCGTTAGAACTGTTTTCTCAAAGCTACATACGCTGGAccctgaagaagaagaagcaaaacTTCTTACGGGAAATGACGACGAAGCGGCTGAAATTGAACTGCGCGTTTCTGTCCCGGCAAAAGACGAGAAAGCCGTATCAGAAGAATCCTTCTCCGCCGAAACTGCAGTTGAGCAAGACCAGAAAGAGGAACAGATTGCAGAactagagaaagaaaaagagaaggaggaagtgGAGGTCCCACCCACGCCAATGTCACCAACGAACCGACCAGAAT ATGGCCTCCCTTCAATACTTGAGTTGCTTCGTGTTCTGGTCAATGTTTTGGACCCGAACGATCAGCAGCACACTGATTCAACACGGCTAATGGCTCTGGGCATTCTCAATGCAGCTTTCGAGGAATCTGGATCAATTCTTGCACAGTTTCCTTCCTTGAAGGCGATCGTAGTTGATCCAGGATGCAAGTTTCTCTTTCAGCTCGCCCGGTCTGAAAACAACAATGTACTGCACTGGGCTCTTCGCACTATATCGACTATCTTGGACACTATGAGAAAACACCTGAAACTTCAACAAGAATTATTTTTGACGTTCACCATAGATAGACTCACTCCTCCTGCTTCTATTCTTCCAAAAGGTCAAGGAAACACACCTATGCTTGGTTCTTCAAAATCACGAAATTACTCCCCGTCACCGAGACCTGGAACACCGAATGCTAATAGTCCGCTGTTGATGCCGGCCGACAAATCAGACTCTGATAGTGCTGCTGCGTCTCCTGCGAGGCTTTCGGTACCTCCTGCTCGTGGGGAAACTCGGGACCTCATATTAGAGACTCTCAGCCAGATTTCTGGCCACCCAAGCTTTATGGTTGATCTCTATACCAATTATGACTGTGACATCAATTGCGAAAATCTTTTTGAGCGACTTATTGACTTCCTCACCAAG TCTGTATATCCTTCCAATCAGGGAGCGACACTGGACTCTCAGAGGAATGTGCAATACATATGCCTGGAGCTTCTACTGTCATTCGTAAATGATATGACAGCGCGTGCTAATGAT GATGTCCAATCGACAGAGTCCCTTCTTCAGGCAAAATCGAAGAAACAGCTCATTTTAACCGGTGCAACTCGCTTCAACACAAAACCCAAGGCTGGCCTTGCATTCCTCGAAGAGAACAAGCTCATATATGCGGATCTCTCTCCTGAAGTTTCAAAGAACCGTAGTCTGGCAATGTTCCTCAAGGGTTCCAGCAGGATCGATAAACGTCTACTTGGTGACTTTTTATCCAAACCAGATAACCTTGACCTGCTCAAGGAGTTTGTGGGACTATTCGATTTCAAGGAT AAACCTGTAGCAGAAGCTATGCGAGAGATGCTTGAGGCATTCCGCCTTCCCGGAGAATCGCAACAAATCTCACGGATTGCGGAAACATTCGCATCGACTTATTTTGCAGCAGGCCCTG CCGAAATAAAGAGTGAAGATGCCACACACGTTCTTGCATACTCCATCATCATGCTTAACACCGACCAACATAACCCTCAAGTCAGA AAAAGGATGACAATTGACGACTACAAACGAAATCTAAGAGGCGTGAACGACGGCTCAGATTTTTCGGCCGAGTTCCTT CAAAACATATATGATTCGATTCGCAAGCGCGAGATCGTCATGCCGGAAGAGCACATCGGTCAGCTGGGTTTCGAGTATGCATGGAAGGAATTGTTGGCCCGGTCACGACAAACAG GAGAATACATTGTCTGCAACACCTCAGCATTTGATATCGAAATGTTCAAGGCAGTTTGGAGACCCGTAATATCCGCAATCGCATACGCATTCATCAGCTTTGAAGATGATTATATCATACAACGTGCTATTGCAGGCTTCCGACAGTGCGCCACCCTTGCAGGACATTTCCGATTACCTGATGTCTTCGATTTCGTGGTTGTTTCACTGTCTCAAGCAACCAGTCTGCTATCGGACTCTTTGCCTGCACACGTCCCCGTTTACCCCGTGATAGACGTTGAAGGACAGTCCGTTACAGTTTCTAGGCTATCAGTAGAGTTCGGGACCAACTTTAGGGGCCAACTCGCTGCAGTTGTCCTTTTCAACATTGTCAACGGCAACGGTAACGCTTTAAGGGAAGGATGGACTCAA ATCTTCGAAATGTTCCAaaatctttttcttcattcgCTGTTACCAACGAGAATGTTGCAAATGGAGGACTTCCTTGGAGGTGTTACAATGATACCTCTTCGTGGGAGTCAGCCCTCTAGATCGCAAGTTCGCAGCGAAGGAGGACTTTTGTCTGCACTATCTTCCTATCTGATGACTCCATACAGTTCTGATATGGGCGTCCCGGACGCAACAGAGGCTGATGTTGAAAGTACACTTTCAACAATTGACTGTATAACATCCTGCCGGTTGGATGAGTTATATAGTCAGATCAT TCAACTTGAACCAGAAGCATTAGTGGCTGCTGTACGCGCACTTGAAGCACTCGCTCATGAAAGGACGGTCGCCAAGCTAAAAATCCAGTCTGATGATTCCATCCCTCCGCTTGACGATAGGGGAAATCATCAACTTCCTTATGATCCAGCTTCCGTATTCCTATTGGAGATTATGGTCAGTATTACCAGTCAGGCCCCGCAGTACATTGAAGAATTATG GCCGATTGTCTTTGAACATCTATCTGCTGTCCTATCAACCCCGACAGAATACAGTATACTTCTGATTGAAAGGGCTGTTGTGTGCCTCTTGCGTCTTTGTCAACTTTTGGCTCAGCAT CCCCCACTGCGAGATCAGGTTTATGTGGCCTTCGACCTACTTGGTGGACTACCGCCCTCCATTTCAAATCTTGTCGGAGAGCAAGTAATTGCTGGGCTCATCTTAGTTATTcaaaaacacaaagataTCATTCG ATCTCAAACTGAATGGCATCTTGTATTCGCCATGATACGATCCACAATGGCGCATGCCGAAGCAGCGCGTATGTCCTTCGAACTTATCGAAACATTAGCAGCCGAAGGGCCAGACAATTTGGTTACCCCTGATAATTTCTCTGGCCTGTTGACTGTACTGGACGACTTCGCAACCTCAGCGAGTACACTACAGgaacaacatcaacacagAGGCCGTCGTGCGGAACCGTTAACCACGTCGAA TTCACCAAGCATCAGTAGgggcaagaaggctgttGATCTACTTCCCGTATTGCACAAAAAATTATTAACGTTCCTTCAGGCCTCTCAAGTGGATGAAGTGCAAG CGTGGAGAAACATGGGTCTCCCGTTGCTCATTGTCCTGGGCCGTCAATCTGTTAACGCTGCTCGAGAAATACGCCATAGCGCCATTAGTCATTTACAGCGCATCCTACTCGGCTCTCCACTGACGAATGATGCAGATCAAAAGAAGGTCGAAGAAGTCTTCAACCGTGTAGTTTTCCCTCTTGTGGATGAACTTTTAAAACCTCAGGTTGCTTTTAGGGATCCACAAGGCATGGCGGAAAGTCGGCTCAGAGGATCGGCTCTCCTTTGCAAAGTATTCATGCATCTGGAGCTACGTGAAAGCAGAGCCAAAACGGACTTTAGATTATTATGGATTCAAGTCCTGGATCTCCTGGATCGACTCATGAACGTGAATCGTGGAGATCAATTG TACGAAGCAATTCCCGAATCATTGAAAAATGTTCTCCTTGTAATGAACGCTGTCGGAATACTCATACCCCCTGGATCCGGAGAAGAAGAGCTGCAGAAAACACTCTGGCTAAATACCCATGAAAGGATGGAGCGCTTTTTACCAGGCTTCCTGACTGAAGTTATCCCAATACCTCCTCAAGCCCAAACACCGTCGACGACGGAATAA
- a CDS encoding phenylacrylic acid decarboxylase: MSRSYDRALTVFSPDGHLFQVEYALEAVRKGTCAVGVRGKDVVVLGVEKKSILQLQDPRTVRKVVMLDDHICLAFAGLTADGRVLIDKARIECQSHRLTVEDPVTVEYITRHIAGIQQRYTQSGGVRPFGISTLIVGFDPHDSKPRLYQTEPSGIYSAWKANAIGRSSKTVREFLEKNHRDDMEREESIKLTVKSLLEVVQTGAKNIEISVMESYGKVTNLELSEIEAIVAEIEREKEAEAERKRSRLAATAAGQAAMTQRAGE, from the exons ATGTCCAGGTCTTACGATCGCG CGCTTACTGTTTTCTCCCCTGACGGCCATCTCTTTCAG GTCGAATATGCCCTCGAGGCAGTCAGAAAGGGTACATGCGCT GTCGGTGTTCGCGGCAAAGACGTAGTAGTTCTCGGCGTTGAAAAGAAGTCAATCCTTCAACTGCAAGATCCTCGAACAGTACGCAAAGTTGTCATGTTGGATGACCACATTTGCCTTGCATTTGCTG GGTTAACCGCTGACGGTAGAGTCTTGATCGATAAAGCGCGTATAGAATGCCAGAGCCATCGCCTTACCGTGGAAGACCCTGTAACGGTTGAATACATAACAAGACATATTGCTGGAATCCAACAG AGGTACACACAATCAGGTGGTGTTAGACCATTCGGAATCTCCACCCTCATCGTTGGTTTCGATCCCCATGATTCAAAGCCCCGCCTCTATCAAACAGAACCCAGCGGGATTTACAGTGCATGGAAG GCAAATGCTATTGGTCGTTCGTCAAAAACTGTGAGAGAATTTTTGGAGAAGAATCACCGAGACGACATGGAACGAGAGGAGTCAATCAAACTAACGGTGAAGAGTTTGTTGGAAGTGGTTCAGACAGGCGCCAAAAACATCGAAATCAGCGTGATGGAGAGTTACGGCAAAGTCACA AATCTGGAGCTGTCTGAAATTGAGGCGATTGTTGCTGAAATTGAGCGAGAGAAAGAAGCGG AGGCGGAACGGAAGAGGTCGAGATTGGCTGCGACCGCTGCGGGGCAAGCAGCAATGACACAGCGCGCTGGAGAGTAA
- a CDS encoding Zinc finger-containing ubiquitin peptidase 1: MPHSEPRRTNVDDEIEFQSVRCAICSMNLDALSISHRQLHYDKHLNDLDKQVEGSSSMPIDVDSMSQSRKQYHNRKAISGPVKGKKKPSGPFPCMKESDDFWYAAQANPPPPSFTPGIIPLLRKALVKSHARGQTRKAVLCYENAVHCNREPWDANWGCGYRNFLMACASLMNQTQQPLYFPLLDFPLSPSIRNLQTWIEAAWSEGFDNEGRTELKKLVGTKKWIGTADLWVAFVSRGIPAELVDFDLSSKSKESVSDLVVNWVINYFSLNQLNPKPSNAYESLGISTIATSDKMPIILQHDGHSRTVVGYETDKNGVTSLLVFDPSYKPSSNVREAALAEFSRMCNSAIGQSPTTLKRKYSEIQNDQDLGVEESGQTGTLNPKTPFSPIKNGLFKTGSSANVEGGLDLVAMLKKFRLEPKRLQKKKLYQILYFPMTAPLTDYEKSQLKQVRSTKI; encoded by the exons ATGCCACATTCCGAACCGCGGAGGACCAACGTTGATGATGAGATTGAATTCCAGTCAGTGCGTTGTGCAATTTGCTCCATGAATCTGGATGCTCTATCGATTTCCCATCGCCAACTTCATTACGACAAGCACCTCAATGATCTAGACAAACAGGTCGAAG GTTCAAGTTCGATGCCAATCGATGTAGATTCAATGTCCCAGTCTCGAAAACAATATCATAATCGAAAAGCTATCTCAGGTCCTgtcaagggaaagaaaaaaccaaGCGGgccatttccttgcatgaAAGAGTCGGATGATTTCTGGTATGCTGCGCAGGCtaaccctcctcctcctagtTTCACGCCTG GTATCATACCACTCCTGCGGAAGGCTTTAGTCAAAAGCCATGCACGAGGGCAAACTCGAAAGGCCGTGCTTTGTTACGAAAACGCCGTCCACTGTAACAGAGAACCCTGGGATGCCAATTGGGGCTGCGG TTATCGCAACTTTCTCATGGCTTGCGCGAGCCTCATGAATCAAACCCAACAACCGTTGTATTTTCCTCTTTTGGACTTTCCTCTGTCTCCGAGTATACGGAATCTACAGACCTGGATTGAAGCTGCCTGGAGTGAAG GATTCGACAATGAAGGGAGAACagaattgaagaaattggtggggacaaaaaaatggattGGAACTGCTG ATCTATGGGTTGCTTTCGTCTCCCGAGGAATACC CGCCGAGTTGGTTGATTTCGATTTATCCTCAAAATCAAAGG AATCAGTCTCTGATCTAGTCGTGAATTGGGTAATCAACTATTTCAGCCTAAATCAATTGAATCCCAAGCCATCCAATGCATATGAATCCCTCGGGATATCCACAATCGCTACCAGTGACAAAATGCCTATCATATTACAACATGATGGACATTCAAGAACAGTGGTCGGCTACGAAACGGATAAGAATGGAGTAACGAGCCTTTTAGTATTTGACCCGTCATA CAAGCCATCATCGAATGTACGCGAAGCAGCGCTGGCAGAATTTTCTCGCATGTGTAATTCTGCCATCGGACAGAGCCCCACAACGCTGAAGCGAAAGTATTCTGAAATTCAAAACGACCAAGATCTCGGCGTCGAGGAAAGTGGTCAAACGGGAACGTTGAATCCTAAGACACCTTTCTCGCCGATTAAAAACGGACTCTTTAAGACTGGTTCAAGTGCCAATGTTGAAGGAGGGCTGGATCTAGTTGCCATGCTTAAAAAATTCCGGCTGGAGCCAAAAAGACTACA AAAGAAGAAACTTTACCAGATTCTTTACtttccgatgacagcgccaTTGACAGACTACGAAAAATCGCAATTAAAGCAG